A genomic window from Ignavibacteria bacterium includes:
- a CDS encoding SRPBCC domain-containing protein — translation MTKKFKYNWKEFTLQAAFRGSPEKLFKMWTEPKNLCKWFLTGAKVELKKGGEYVFMWVNDAMEKGKVLEVKKNSLFSFTFAGGKCDVRFRKSGKDCIITLRQYGIPDDEIHKVGTHMGCQIGWVFFFANLKSVIESGTDLREFNPKYLKEGTVFY, via the coding sequence ATGACAAAAAAATTTAAATACAACTGGAAAGAATTCACATTACAGGCAGCATTCAGAGGTTCACCCGAAAAACTGTTTAAAATGTGGACAGAACCAAAAAATTTATGTAAATGGTTTTTAACCGGCGCTAAAGTTGAGCTAAAAAAGGGCGGTGAATATGTATTTATGTGGGTAAACGATGCTATGGAAAAAGGTAAAGTTTTGGAAGTTAAGAAAAACTCCCTTTTCAGCTTTACCTTTGCAGGTGGAAAGTGTGATGTAAGGTTCAGAAAATCAGGAAAAGACTGCATAATTACATTGAGGCAATACGGTATTCCTGATGATGAAATTCACAAAGTAGGTACTCATATGGGCTGTCAAATAGGCTGGGTGTTCTTTTTTGCAAATCTGAAATCTGTTATAGAATCCGGCACTGATCTCAGAGAGTTTAATCCAAAATATTTAAAAGAAGGAACGGTATTCTACTAA